A section of the Chitinophagaceae bacterium genome encodes:
- a CDS encoding pterin-4-alpha-carbinolamine dehydratase — MWKEENNELVKEFEFDDFRAAFAFMTRVAFIAEELQHHPNWQNVYNKVTIRLSTHDAGNVVTDKDRKLAKEIDRLQ, encoded by the coding sequence ATGTGGAAAGAAGAAAATAATGAATTAGTTAAAGAATTTGAATTTGATGATTTCAGAGCGGCATTCGCATTTATGACTAGAGTTGCCTTTATAGCAGAAGAGCTTCAGCATCACCCAAATTGGCAGAATGTTTATAATAAAGTTACTATCAGACTATCTACTCATGATGCAGGTAATGTTGTCACAGACAAAGACAGAAAGCTTGCTAAAGAAATTGATCGGTTACAGTAA
- the uvrA gene encoding excinuclease ABC subunit UvrA → MTKAAKYIKTLDISEDTLKFIEVEGARKHNLRNINIKIPSKQLVVITGISGSGKSSLAFDTIYAEGQRRYIESFSAYARQFIGGLERPDVDSITGLSPVISIDQKTTSKNPRSTVGTVTEIYDFFRLLYARTAEAITPDGNKMVRFSFEQMENHIRTNFNQKKIIILAPLILGRKGHYRELFERILKKGFVKARIDGEVVDVKPGLQLDRYKTHDIEAVIDRIEVKEDDNRLSRSLKTAFEMGEGKVMIVDYETENVYRFSNQLMDTESGHSLEEPSPNNFSFNSPYGACPNCKGLGFTYAIDPEKIIPNENLSINKGAIAPIGELRKNYVFQQLRNIAKKYQISLSSPVKELPDKVLNKILYGHEVKPENAEILSDEVTRNSDFQGVYPMLKSCFYDSSSDNLKIWAQNFMEEKVCPECNGSRLKKEALWFKIDGKSIDEVVKMDFSELQIWINGLMGKLSERQKLIGKEVIKEIHDRLSFILEVGLDYLTLDRPAKSLSGGESQRIRLATQIGSQLTGITYILDEPSIGLHQRDNVKLIQALKQLRDMDNSILVVEHDKDIMMDSDYIIDIGPGAGKKGGLIVAKGTPQDFIKENSLTADYLSGRQSIKIPGKRLKGTGNKLSLYGATGHNLKNVDLHIPLGTFTCITGVSGSGKSSLINETLYPIVRQNLYNSKQKALPFDKIKGLDFIDKVIEIDQSPIGRTPRSNAVTYTGVFTDIRKLFAKAIEAQIRGYKIGRFSFNVKGGRCEECQGAGVKIIEMNFLPDVSIPCEKCLGKRYNRETLEVRFKGKSISDVLNMSVDEASEFFENQPKVYSKIKTLKDVGLGYISLGQSATTLSGGEAQRIKLATELSKKDTGNTLYILDEPTTGLHFEDIRLLLDILQRLASLGNTVIVIEHNMDVIKVADHIIDIGPEGGHKGGRIITQGTPEEVAKSKESHTATFLKNELL, encoded by the coding sequence ATGACAAAAGCTGCCAAATACATAAAAACACTTGATATTTCTGAAGACACTCTAAAGTTTATAGAGGTTGAAGGTGCCCGAAAACACAATTTAAGAAATATAAATATTAAGATTCCTTCAAAACAATTAGTTGTTATTACGGGAATTAGTGGTAGTGGTAAATCTTCTCTGGCTTTTGATACTATTTATGCTGAAGGCCAAAGAAGATATATTGAAAGTTTCAGTGCCTATGCAAGACAATTTATTGGTGGTTTGGAAAGGCCGGATGTTGACTCTATCACCGGTTTAAGTCCAGTTATATCCATTGATCAGAAAACTACCAGTAAAAACCCCCGCTCAACAGTAGGAACGGTTACAGAAATTTATGATTTTTTCAGATTACTATATGCAAGAACTGCTGAGGCAATTACTCCCGATGGAAACAAAATGGTACGTTTTTCATTTGAGCAGATGGAGAACCACATTCGCACTAATTTCAATCAAAAGAAAATCATTATTCTCGCACCTCTTATTCTTGGAAGAAAAGGTCATTACCGGGAACTTTTTGAAAGAATTTTAAAAAAAGGCTTCGTCAAAGCCCGTATTGATGGTGAAGTTGTAGATGTGAAACCCGGCTTACAACTTGACAGATATAAAACACACGATATAGAAGCGGTAATAGATCGCATTGAAGTAAAAGAAGATGACAACAGACTAAGTCGTTCTTTAAAGACTGCTTTTGAAATGGGTGAAGGAAAGGTAATGATTGTGGATTATGAAACCGAGAATGTTTATAGATTTTCTAATCAACTCATGGATACCGAAAGTGGACATTCGCTTGAAGAACCGTCTCCCAATAATTTTTCGTTCAATTCACCCTACGGTGCCTGTCCAAATTGCAAAGGTCTTGGTTTTACTTACGCTATAGATCCTGAAAAAATTATTCCCAATGAGAATTTGTCAATTAATAAAGGAGCAATTGCACCTATAGGTGAACTTCGTAAAAACTATGTTTTTCAGCAACTGAGAAATATTGCCAAAAAATATCAAATCAGCTTATCCAGCCCTGTAAAAGAGCTACCTGATAAGGTTTTGAATAAAATTTTATACGGTCATGAGGTCAAACCTGAAAATGCGGAAATTCTGAGCGATGAAGTTACCCGTAATTCAGATTTCCAGGGAGTCTATCCGATGCTTAAAAGTTGTTTTTACGACTCATCATCTGACAATCTGAAAATTTGGGCGCAAAACTTTATGGAAGAAAAAGTATGTCCCGAATGCAATGGCAGCAGACTAAAAAAAGAGGCACTTTGGTTTAAAATAGACGGAAAAAGCATAGACGAAGTTGTTAAAATGGACTTTTCTGAATTGCAGATATGGATAAACGGACTCATGGGAAAGTTATCTGAAAGGCAAAAGTTAATCGGGAAAGAAGTTATAAAAGAAATTCATGACAGATTGAGTTTCATACTTGAAGTTGGCTTGGACTATCTGACACTTGACAGACCTGCCAAAAGTTTGTCGGGCGGTGAATCTCAAAGAATTAGATTAGCCACACAAATAGGCTCTCAGCTCACAGGAATCACTTACATACTTGATGAGCCCAGTATTGGTCTTCATCAAAGGGATAATGTAAAACTCATTCAGGCGCTGAAACAACTCAGAGATATGGATAACTCAATTTTAGTGGTTGAGCATGATAAAGATATAATGATGGACTCTGACTATATCATAGATATAGGGCCGGGTGCCGGAAAAAAAGGTGGACTTATAGTAGCAAAAGGGACTCCTCAAGATTTTATTAAAGAAAATAGTCTTACGGCCGATTATCTATCCGGTCGGCAATCTATTAAGATTCCGGGCAAGAGATTAAAAGGGACCGGAAATAAACTGAGCTTATATGGAGCAACCGGTCATAATCTTAAAAATGTAGATTTGCATATTCCTTTGGGTACCTTTACCTGTATTACAGGAGTATCAGGTAGTGGAAAATCGTCCTTAATCAATGAGACACTGTATCCCATTGTCAGACAAAATTTATATAATAGTAAGCAAAAAGCACTTCCTTTTGATAAGATAAAGGGACTTGATTTTATCGATAAAGTAATTGAAATTGACCAATCCCCAATTGGCAGAACGCCAAGGTCAAATGCCGTAACCTATACAGGGGTTTTTACAGATATCAGAAAACTTTTTGCAAAAGCAATTGAAGCACAAATACGCGGATACAAGATTGGCCGGTTTTCATTTAATGTGAAAGGAGGCAGGTGTGAGGAATGTCAGGGAGCAGGTGTAAAAATCATTGAAATGAATTTCTTACCTGATGTTTCAATTCCGTGTGAAAAGTGCCTTGGAAAAAGATACAACAGAGAAACCTTAGAGGTCAGATTTAAAGGAAAGTCAATTAGCGATGTACTAAACATGTCTGTTGATGAAGCTTCTGAATTCTTTGAAAATCAACCGAAAGTTTATTCAAAAATAAAGACTTTAAAAGATGTAGGACTGGGTTATATTTCTCTTGGCCAATCCGCTACCACTCTCTCAGGAGGTGAAGCACAAAGAATAAAGCTCGCCACTGAATTAAGTAAAAAAGACACCGGCAATACATTATATATATTAGATGAGCCTACTACAGGTCTGCACTTTGAAGACATAAGGCTGCTTTTAGATATATTACAGCGGCTTGCTTCTCTGGGGAATACCGTTATTGTAATTGAGCATAATATGGATGTCATAAAAGTTGCTGACCATATTATAGACATTGGACCTGAAGGTGGTCATAAAGGTGGTAGAATAATTACCCAAGGCACTCCCGAAGAAGTGGCCAAATCCAAAGAATCTCACACGGCTACTTTTTTGAAAAATGAATTACTGTAA
- a CDS encoding ATP-dependent DNA helicase yields MNYLEGLNEIQRNAVSCSPKSPMMIIAGPGSGKTRVLTHRIAYLIDQGGIDAFKILALTFTNKAAKEMRERIFKMVGSEAKNIWMGTFHSVFSRILRIEAHKIGYDSNFTIYDTTDSRSLIKTIIKEMQLDEKMYKPSSIQYRISSLKNDLITPAQYAKNTMLITEDEINGKKRFAELYHNYCKRCKLSGAMDFDDLLLNTHILLEQHPDVLHKYQHNFDYILVDEYQDTNFVQYSIIKKLAAVHERICVVGDDAQSIYSFRGANINNILNFQQDFSEVQIFKLEQNYRSTQKIVKAANEIIENNKKGLKKKIWTDNESGESVHIFRSPSDNEEGRLVADGIFDLKHRNHFKNNDFVILYRTNAQSRAFEESLRRINIPYKVYGGTAFYQRKEIKDLLAYLKLVVNPYDEEALRRVINFPARGIGQTTIEKISISANAYDIRIWDIVKEIYENPGNVNFRLPPKTLNAITGFYSMIKDVQQQLEKKSAYDLAFDIAKRSGLLKLLNDDKSVEGISRFDNVQELLNGIKEFSEQDEVLEGEVAKTDKSLVTYLQDITLLTDMDTADTESDHVKLMTLHAAKGLEFPCVFIVGMEESLFPSMMAMNSRDDLEEERRLFYVGVTRAEKHLFLSYATSRYRFGRLEFQEPSRFLSELPDEIVFNHVKQKSVSTKPKPATPQNGQFRNPPVRTFAKKNVSPEAASDFKADDPSKLQVGMDVEHLRFGNGKIQSIDGQDQNKIATIFFKEHGQKKIMLKYAKLRIFNRDYL; encoded by the coding sequence ATGAATTATTTAGAAGGTTTAAATGAAATCCAAAGGAATGCAGTGAGCTGTAGTCCTAAATCTCCCATGATGATAATAGCCGGGCCGGGTTCAGGAAAAACCAGAGTCTTAACACATCGTATTGCATACCTGATTGATCAGGGTGGCATTGATGCTTTTAAAATTCTGGCACTTACTTTTACCAACAAAGCTGCTAAAGAAATGCGGGAACGTATTTTTAAAATGGTTGGAAGCGAAGCTAAAAATATTTGGATGGGGACTTTCCATTCGGTTTTTTCAAGGATACTTCGCATTGAAGCCCATAAAATCGGCTATGATTCTAATTTTACAATTTATGACACCACAGATTCCAGAAGCTTGATTAAAACAATCATTAAAGAAATGCAGCTGGATGAAAAAATGTATAAACCTTCAAGTATACAATATAGAATTTCCAGCCTTAAAAATGATTTAATTACACCGGCCCAATATGCAAAAAATACCATGCTCATTACGGAAGATGAGATTAATGGTAAAAAACGATTTGCGGAGTTATATCATAATTATTGTAAACGTTGCAAGCTTTCAGGGGCAATGGATTTTGATGATTTACTTTTAAATACACACATACTTTTAGAGCAGCATCCGGATGTTCTTCACAAGTATCAGCATAATTTTGATTACATTTTGGTTGATGAGTATCAGGATACAAATTTTGTGCAATACAGCATCATTAAAAAATTGGCGGCTGTGCATGAAAGGATTTGTGTGGTTGGTGATGATGCTCAAAGTATTTATTCATTCAGGGGAGCAAATATTAATAATATTCTAAATTTCCAGCAGGACTTTTCTGAGGTGCAGATTTTCAAGTTGGAACAAAACTATCGATCTACCCAAAAAATAGTAAAGGCTGCAAATGAAATTATTGAGAATAATAAAAAAGGTTTAAAAAAGAAAATATGGACGGATAATGAATCCGGAGAGTCAGTACATATTTTCAGGTCTCCCTCTGATAATGAAGAAGGTCGTTTAGTTGCCGATGGAATTTTTGATTTGAAGCACAGAAACCATTTCAAAAATAATGATTTTGTAATTCTGTATAGAACAAATGCTCAGTCAAGGGCCTTTGAGGAGTCTCTCAGGAGAATAAATATTCCTTATAAAGTTTATGGCGGAACTGCTTTTTATCAAAGAAAAGAAATAAAGGACTTGCTGGCCTATCTTAAATTAGTCGTAAATCCATATGATGAAGAAGCTTTAAGGCGAGTCATTAATTTTCCTGCCAGAGGTATAGGTCAAACTACAATTGAGAAAATTTCTATTTCAGCAAATGCTTATGATATCAGAATTTGGGACATTGTTAAAGAAATATATGAAAATCCCGGAAATGTAAACTTTCGATTACCACCGAAAACCTTAAATGCAATTACAGGATTTTATTCCATGATAAAAGATGTTCAGCAACAGCTTGAAAAAAAATCAGCTTATGATTTAGCGTTCGATATTGCCAAAAGATCCGGTTTGTTGAAATTATTGAATGATGATAAGTCTGTAGAAGGAATCAGTAGGTTTGATAATGTTCAGGAATTACTGAATGGTATAAAAGAGTTTTCTGAGCAGGATGAAGTTTTGGAAGGCGAGGTTGCTAAAACAGATAAAAGTCTGGTTACCTATCTTCAGGACATCACCTTATTGACCGATATGGACACTGCTGATACTGAAAGCGATCATGTAAAACTAATGACTCTTCACGCAGCCAAAGGACTTGAATTTCCTTGTGTTTTTATAGTTGGAATGGAAGAGTCTTTGTTTCCATCCATGATGGCTATGAACAGCAGAGATGATTTGGAAGAAGAAAGACGATTGTTTTATGTTGGCGTTACCAGAGCCGAAAAACATTTATTTTTGAGTTATGCCACCTCAAGGTATCGCTTTGGAAGATTAGAGTTTCAGGAGCCCAGCCGATTTTTAAGTGAATTGCCGGATGAAATTGTTTTTAATCATGTAAAGCAAAAAAGTGTTAGCACTAAACCTAAACCGGCTACTCCACAAAACGGCCAGTTTAGAAATCCGCCGGTCAGGACTTTTGCCAAAAAGAATGTCTCTCCCGAAGCAGCATCTGATTTTAAAGCAGATGATCCTTCTAAGCTACAAGTTGGAATGGACGTTGAGCACCTGAGATTTGGAAATGGAAAAATTCAAAGTATAGACGGGCAGGATCAAAATAAAATTGCCACTATTTTTTTTAAAGAACACGGACAAAAGAAAATCATGTTAAAGTATGCTAAATTGCGTATTTTTAACCGTGATTATTTATAG
- a CDS encoding DUF4290 domain-containing protein, whose translation MENMDLEYNTGRNQLVFREYGRNIQKLIEYAITVKDDKERQQVVQYIIDLMGQTNPHLRNVEEFRHKLYDHLFIVSRFKLDVESPYPIPTEEQFAIKPAPIPYPVRKMNYRHYGQFVEKMIKKALEIEDDEKRQAFTHVVGNYMKLVYEQWNQDTVNDIIIRQDLETLSNGKLSIDDDVILKKSNLTKKPKARTTPSYRKPKGQNRNFSGGGFKKRKKS comes from the coding sequence ATGGAAAATATGGATTTAGAATATAATACCGGAAGAAATCAACTGGTATTCAGAGAATATGGAAGAAATATTCAGAAATTAATTGAATATGCAATTACCGTAAAAGATGATAAAGAACGTCAACAAGTTGTTCAATACATTATAGATTTAATGGGGCAAACAAATCCCCATTTACGAAACGTAGAAGAATTCAGACACAAACTGTATGATCATCTTTTCATCGTATCCCGCTTTAAACTGGATGTTGAGTCTCCGTACCCGATTCCTACTGAAGAGCAATTTGCGATAAAACCGGCACCAATACCTTATCCGGTTAGAAAAATGAACTACAGGCATTATGGCCAGTTTGTTGAAAAAATGATTAAAAAAGCACTTGAAATCGAGGATGATGAAAAACGTCAGGCTTTCACTCATGTGGTGGGGAATTATATGAAGTTAGTCTATGAACAGTGGAATCAGGATACTGTTAATGATATAATTATCAGGCAGGATCTGGAAACACTCAGTAATGGAAAATTATCTATTGATGACGATGTGATTTTAAAGAAATCTAATCTTACTAAAAAGCCAAAAGCAAGAACGACTCCTTCTTACAGAAAGCCTAAGGGGCAAAATAGAAACTTCAGCGGAGGCGGTTTTAAGAAAAGAAAAAAATCCTAA
- the murA gene encoding UDP-N-acetylglucosamine 1-carboxyvinyltransferase has product MELFQVEGGHKLKGDIIPQGAKNEALQILCAVLLSPEEITVSNVPDIRDVNMLISLLQDLGVEVSKKAADTYSFKTVDVDMEYLQSEAFVKKAGSIRGSIMIAGPMLARYKKAWLARPGGDKIGRRRLDTHFIGLQELGAKFEIQEERQLYHLHADSLKGKYILLDEASVTGTANIVMAAVMAEGNTTIFNAACEPYLQQLCKMLNSMGAKIKGVGSNLLEIEGVEKLGGCSHRILPDMIEIGSFMGLAAMTESEITIKNVSFKDLGQIPATFGKLGISYELKGDDIYIPAQDSYEIQTYIDGSILNVADAIWPGFTPDLLSVVLVVATQAKGSVLIHQKMFESRLFFVDKLIDMGAQIILCDPHRAAVVGLNKQTPLRGISMTSPDIRAGVSLLIAAMSAKGESKIYNINQIDRGYQYIDKRLNAIGAGIKRIKE; this is encoded by the coding sequence ATGGAATTATTTCAGGTAGAAGGTGGCCATAAGTTAAAAGGTGACATCATTCCTCAGGGAGCAAAAAATGAAGCACTTCAGATTTTATGTGCGGTTTTATTATCTCCTGAAGAAATTACTGTTTCAAACGTACCGGACATCAGGGATGTAAATATGTTGATTAGTCTGTTACAAGATTTGGGCGTGGAAGTCAGTAAAAAGGCAGCAGATACTTATAGCTTCAAAACAGTTGATGTGGATATGGAATATCTGCAGTCAGAGGCTTTCGTGAAAAAAGCCGGCAGCATACGGGGAAGTATAATGATTGCCGGACCAATGCTGGCGAGATACAAAAAAGCATGGCTAGCCAGACCGGGTGGAGACAAAATTGGAAGAAGAAGGCTTGACACTCACTTTATCGGATTACAGGAGCTGGGAGCTAAATTTGAAATTCAGGAAGAAAGACAACTCTATCATTTACATGCCGATAGTTTAAAAGGGAAATATATACTACTTGATGAAGCCTCTGTAACCGGAACAGCCAATATTGTTATGGCAGCGGTTATGGCTGAAGGAAATACTACTATATTTAATGCTGCTTGTGAACCTTATTTACAACAGCTTTGCAAAATGCTTAATAGCATGGGTGCAAAAATCAAAGGTGTAGGGTCGAACCTTTTAGAAATTGAAGGAGTAGAAAAGTTAGGTGGTTGCTCACACCGAATATTGCCTGATATGATTGAAATAGGTAGTTTTATGGGGTTGGCGGCCATGACAGAGTCCGAAATTACTATCAAAAATGTAAGCTTTAAAGACCTTGGACAAATCCCGGCTACTTTTGGTAAGCTTGGTATTTCTTATGAACTCAAAGGGGACGATATTTATATCCCGGCTCAGGATTCTTATGAAATTCAAACCTATATAGACGGTTCTATTTTAAATGTTGCAGATGCTATTTGGCCCGGATTCACACCTGATTTGCTAAGTGTTGTGCTGGTCGTAGCTACTCAGGCAAAGGGGAGTGTTTTGATTCATCAGAAAATGTTTGAAAGCCGATTGTTTTTTGTGGATAAATTAATTGATATGGGGGCTCAAATAATCTTATGTGACCCTCACAGAGCTGCTGTAGTAGGCTTAAATAAGCAAACACCTCTGAGAGGAATTTCTATGACTTCGCCCGATATCAGAGCCGGAGTTTCGCTTCTAATTGCAGCCATGTCTGCTAAGGGAGAAAGTAAGATATATAATATCAATCAAATTGACAGAGGATATCAATATATTGATAAGCGACTTAATGCTATTGGAGCCGGTATAAAAAGAATTAAAGAATAG
- a CDS encoding acyl-CoA thioesterase: MSEVKKHKTYIQTRFGDFDMLGHVNNARYLSYMEVARIDFFNVVIGGEVDWKKEGIILAKAEIDFLKPVLINHELYVNTYISRFGTKSFDIEYDFLIEEEEKSQIVAKGKTVMVSFDFTKGQSISVPEWWIKKVNNFQEATN, encoded by the coding sequence ATGTCAGAAGTAAAAAAACATAAAACATATATTCAAACCCGTTTTGGGGATTTTGATATGCTCGGGCATGTTAATAATGCCAGATACCTAAGTTATATGGAAGTTGCCCGTATAGATTTCTTTAATGTTGTAATTGGTGGGGAAGTAGACTGGAAAAAAGAAGGTATTATTCTGGCAAAAGCAGAAATAGATTTTTTAAAACCGGTACTCATAAATCATGAATTGTATGTAAATACTTATATCAGCCGGTTTGGTACAAAATCTTTTGATATAGAATATGATTTTTTAATTGAAGAAGAGGAAAAAAGTCAAATAGTTGCTAAAGGAAAAACCGTGATGGTTTCATTTGATTTTACGAAAGGGCAATCTATTTCTGTTCCGGAATGGTGGATTAAAAAAGTAAATAACTTTCAGGAAGCTACAAACTAA
- a CDS encoding TlpA family protein disulfide reductase: MKKFQLLKKTLFVFSIVGSLMMLKACGLFQSDDTLTNGSEAPEFVLPDIQGDSVALSDLKGNIILLDFWASWCQPCRRAHPKLVEVYDRFKDAKFERANSFTIVSISIDEHRDRWLRAIEEDKLSWPHHLSDLKGNRSEVAALYNVRSIPASFLLDHNGVIIGVNPDKNELIRQLEWRLAIN, encoded by the coding sequence ATGAAAAAGTTTCAATTGCTTAAAAAAACACTTTTTGTTTTTTCAATAGTGGGATCACTTATGATGCTAAAAGCTTGTGGCTTGTTCCAATCTGATGATACGCTAACAAATGGTTCAGAGGCCCCTGAATTTGTATTGCCGGATATACAAGGTGATAGCGTTGCCTTGTCAGATTTGAAAGGGAATATCATTTTATTGGATTTTTGGGCTTCATGGTGTCAGCCTTGCAGAAGAGCACATCCAAAGCTGGTAGAAGTATACGATCGGTTTAAAGATGCAAAATTTGAAAGAGCAAACTCATTTACCATTGTAAGCATTTCCATTGATGAACACAGAGATCGTTGGCTTCGTGCAATTGAAGAGGATAAGCTCTCATGGCCTCATCATTTAAGTGATTTAAAGGGAAATCGTTCTGAAGTAGCTGCACTTTATAATGTTCGCAGCATACCCGCTTCATTTTTATTAGATCATAATGGAGTAATTATAGGTGTTAATCCGGATAAAAATGAATTGATAAGGCAATTGGAGTGGCGTTTAGCAATAAACTGA
- the grpE gene encoding nucleotide exchange factor GrpE — MKMTEKEQENMNNEEAKDTSQNENIEQDVNEESPENTTVELTPEEEIELLKAKIEEQKDKYLRLYADFDNFRKRTAKERLQLIDTATSEIMTRLLPVIDDFERAVVSNEKSDDADQIKEGMHIIHKKLTTTLQSQGLVKMKTVGEDFDTDKHEAITEIAAGKDKKGKVVDELEGGYFLKDKIIRFAKVVVGK; from the coding sequence ATGAAGATGACAGAAAAAGAGCAAGAAAACATGAATAATGAGGAAGCTAAGGACACTTCTCAAAATGAAAATATAGAGCAAGATGTTAATGAAGAATCACCTGAGAATACTACTGTTGAATTAACTCCTGAAGAAGAAATAGAGTTGCTGAAAGCAAAAATTGAAGAGCAAAAAGATAAATACTTAAGACTTTATGCAGACTTTGATAATTTCAGAAAAAGGACAGCTAAAGAGCGTTTACAGTTAATTGATACAGCAACTTCTGAGATTATGACAAGATTACTTCCTGTTATAGACGATTTTGAGCGTGCTGTTGTATCAAATGAAAAATCTGATGATGCTGACCAAATAAAAGAAGGAATGCACATAATTCATAAAAAACTAACCACTACTCTTCAGTCTCAGGGTTTGGTTAAAATGAAAACCGTTGGGGAAGATTTTGATACAGATAAACATGAAGCTATTACAGAAATTGCGGCCGGAAAAGATAAAAAAGGAAAAGTAGTTGACGAATTAGAAGGAGGATACTTTTTAAAAGATAAAATTATCAGGTTTGCAAAAGTGGTAGTAGGAAAATAG
- the dnaJ gene encoding molecular chaperone DnaJ, which yields MSKRDYYEILGVSKSATAEELKKAYRKVALKHHPDRNPGDKSAEDKFKEAAEAYEVLKDPQKRERYDRFGHDGVKGQGFGGQGQGMNMEDIFSNFSDIFGNDDPFEAFFGGGRTRSSSRRRTGRKGTNLRIKVKLGLKEIVEGARKKLKVKKLIVCQACNGSGAENSADVETCPTCHGSGQVRRVTNTILGQMQTASTCPSCHGSGTIIKNNCKACSGEGRIYGEEMVEVDIPAGVSDGMQLSLSGKGNAGEKGGPAGDLIILVEETPHEELMRDGINIIYPLHISFIDAVLGTSVEIPTVEGKVRIKVPPGTQSGKIFRLKDKGIPNINNPYEKGDLLVDMNVWTPKKLSPEEKELLEKLKDSPNFKPMPNKQEKGFFSRMKDYFS from the coding sequence ATGTCTAAAAGAGATTATTATGAGATACTGGGAGTATCTAAAAGTGCTACAGCAGAAGAGTTAAAAAAAGCATATCGAAAAGTAGCTTTAAAACATCATCCGGACAGAAATCCGGGGGATAAATCAGCTGAAGATAAGTTTAAAGAAGCTGCGGAAGCCTATGAGGTGCTCAAAGACCCTCAAAAACGAGAGCGTTATGATCGTTTTGGTCATGATGGTGTTAAAGGTCAGGGTTTTGGTGGCCAGGGTCAGGGTATGAATATGGAAGATATTTTTTCCAATTTCAGCGACATCTTTGGTAATGATGATCCTTTTGAGGCATTTTTTGGAGGTGGCAGAACTAGGTCTTCATCAAGGAGAAGAACCGGCAGAAAAGGAACTAATTTAAGAATCAAAGTAAAGTTAGGTCTTAAAGAGATAGTTGAAGGTGCCAGAAAAAAACTGAAAGTAAAAAAACTAATTGTTTGTCAGGCTTGTAACGGCTCGGGTGCTGAAAATAGTGCAGATGTTGAAACTTGCCCTACTTGTCATGGTTCAGGTCAGGTCCGAAGAGTAACTAATACGATCTTAGGGCAAATGCAGACGGCAAGCACTTGTCCAAGCTGTCATGGCTCCGGAACTATCATCAAAAACAATTGTAAGGCATGTAGCGGAGAAGGACGTATATACGGCGAAGAAATGGTAGAAGTAGATATACCTGCCGGAGTATCTGACGGCATGCAGCTTTCATTAAGTGGCAAAGGAAATGCCGGTGAAAAAGGTGGTCCTGCCGGTGATTTGATAATATTAGTCGAGGAAACTCCTCATGAAGAGCTTATGCGTGATGGGATTAACATTATTTACCCGCTACATATTAGTTTCATAGATGCCGTTTTAGGAACTTCTGTTGAAATTCCTACAGTAGAAGGAAAAGTAAGAATAAAAGTACCTCCGGGAACCCAAAGTGGAAAGATTTTTAGACTGAAAGACAAAGGGATACCCAATATTAATAACCCTTATGAAAAAGGAGACTTATTGGTCGATATGAATGTATGGACCCCAAAGAAATTGTCTCCTGAGGAAAAGGAGCTTTTAGAAAAACTAAAAGATTCTCCAAACTTCAAGCCTATGCCTAACAAACAGGAGAAAGGCTTCTTTTCAAGAATGAAGGATTATTTTTCTTAG